The following are encoded together in the Cyanobacterium aponinum PCC 10605 genome:
- a CDS encoding sensor histidine kinase: MSDIDNLKIELNKTKIAYQEALQNSRLKAGFMGRIAHEIRSPLSSLMGLHQLIINDLCESREEEREFIVEAYQYAKKLMAIIDQFVEVSKLETGRINPEIEIVNLQELLLDIHSLIYLEAANKNLKIKLEATENSQILTVKTDREKLINIIFLLLEIIIDYSEMGEILLSTSQNNEGVNININFPCKSFNMSENIDLLKSPIEELKQLNKLPQLSNGMKLMLVENVLNILGGYSTLKQIQETETTQWQLFLPTEIV; encoded by the coding sequence ATGAGTGACATCGATAATTTAAAAATAGAATTAAACAAAACAAAAATAGCTTATCAAGAAGCTCTACAAAATAGTCGTTTAAAAGCAGGATTTATGGGAAGAATTGCTCATGAGATTCGATCGCCTCTTAGTAGTTTAATGGGATTACACCAGTTAATTATTAATGATTTGTGTGAAAGTAGAGAAGAAGAAAGAGAATTTATAGTTGAAGCCTATCAATATGCAAAAAAATTAATGGCTATAATCGATCAATTTGTTGAAGTTTCAAAATTAGAAACAGGAAGAATAAATCCAGAAATAGAAATAGTTAATTTGCAAGAATTATTATTAGATATTCACTCTCTAATTTACTTAGAAGCGGCGAACAAAAATTTAAAAATAAAACTAGAAGCAACAGAAAACAGTCAAATTTTAACGGTAAAAACCGACAGAGAAAAATTAATTAATATTATTTTTTTGTTGTTAGAAATAATAATCGACTACAGCGAAATGGGAGAAATTTTATTAAGCACTTCACAAAATAATGAAGGTGTGAATATTAATATTAACTTCCCCTGTAAATCTTTTAATATGAGTGAAAATATTGATTTATTAAAATCCCCCATAGAAGAATTAAAACAACTTAACAAGTTACCTCAATTATCCAATGGCATGAAATTGATGTTAGTAGAAAACGTTTTAAATATTCTTGGAGGATATTCAACCCTTAAACAAATTCAGGAAACAGAAACTACACAATGGCAGTTATTTCTTCCGACTGAGATTGTTTAA
- a CDS encoding GNAT family N-acetyltransferase: MNCSHIEFCTDKTKIDLVQLQDLYKVTAFWAKNRSLSDIKIAITHSNPVVSVWDRQRLIGSARATSDGIYRATIWDVVIHPDYQGLGLGRKLVETIISHPLLNRVERVYLTTTHQQKFYQKIGFQENSTTTMVLYNRYPTPNELVKQSQSEEITAIV, encoded by the coding sequence ATGAATTGTAGCCATATTGAATTTTGTACGGATAAAACAAAAATAGATTTAGTACAATTACAAGATTTATATAAGGTGACGGCATTTTGGGCAAAAAATCGCTCTCTTAGTGACATTAAAATTGCAATTACTCATAGTAATCCAGTGGTTTCTGTTTGGGATAGGCAACGATTAATCGGTAGTGCAAGAGCGACTTCTGACGGTATTTATCGTGCTACGATTTGGGATGTGGTAATTCATCCAGACTATCAAGGTTTGGGTTTGGGCAGAAAGTTAGTGGAAACAATTATTAGTCATCCTTTATTAAACCGAGTTGAAAGGGTTTATTTAACTACCACCCACCAGCAAAAATTCTATCAGAAAATAGGTTTTCAGGAGAATTCCACAACAACGATGGTTTTATATAACCGCTATCCAACTCCTAATGAATTAGTTAAACAATCTCAGTCGGAAGAAATAACTGCCATTGTGTAG
- a CDS encoding response regulator transcription factor: MSRILVIDDDPAITELVSINLEMAGYTTAQAEDGIKGQALALQMQPDLIMLDLMLPKVDGLTVCQRLRRDERTANIPVLMLTALGQTQDKVDGFNAGADDYLTKPFEVEEMLARVKALLRRSERTSPVAKHSEILSYGPLTLVPERFEAIWFEKTIKLTHLEFELLHCLLQRHGQTVPPSDILKEVWGYDPDDDIETIRVHVRHLRTKLEPDPRKPRYIKTVYGAGYCLELNTDN; encoded by the coding sequence ATGTCTCGAATACTCGTAATTGACGATGATCCAGCGATCACTGAATTAGTCTCCATAAACTTAGAAATGGCAGGTTATACAACCGCCCAAGCTGAAGATGGCATAAAAGGACAAGCTCTCGCCTTACAAATGCAACCAGATTTAATTATGTTAGACCTCATGTTACCAAAAGTGGACGGTTTAACAGTCTGTCAAAGATTAAGACGAGATGAGAGAACGGCAAATATACCTGTTTTAATGTTAACTGCTTTAGGGCAAACTCAAGATAAAGTCGATGGTTTTAACGCTGGTGCAGATGATTACCTTACGAAACCTTTTGAAGTAGAAGAAATGTTGGCACGGGTGAAAGCCTTACTGAGAAGAAGTGAAAGAACCTCTCCTGTCGCTAAACACTCAGAAATTCTTAGTTATGGTCCTTTAACCCTAGTTCCAGAAAGATTTGAGGCTATTTGGTTCGAGAAGACAATTAAACTAACTCATTTAGAATTTGAACTATTACACTGTTTACTACAACGTCATGGGCAAACAGTTCCCCCCAGTGATATTCTTAAAGAGGTATGGGGTTACGATCCAGATGATGATATAGAAACTATTAGAGTACACGTTCGCCATTTACGTACTAAACTAGAACCTGATCCTCGTAAACCTCGCTATATTAAAACTGTTTATGGTGCTGGTTATTGCTTAGAATTGAATACGGATAACTGA
- a CDS encoding peptidylprolyl isomerase, whose protein sequence is MSASVKIGDLVINSENIFHLLAEKQMIAPLAREIIIDRAIASIPCSEEEIKVAEQQFFWQMQMNPQDTEKLNTWLERNYLTREQLQQRILRPIRLEKYKEQTWGEQLESYYLKRKNQLDKVLYSLIRTKNPGEAQELYFRLCEGESDFTQLAKQYSQGTEAQTGGLVGPVELNVPHPDIAQKLLTAQPGQVLPPTRIGEWIVILRLEKYISAHLDQNLRRRLLDELFGQWINEQIRDTVKVDLELIA, encoded by the coding sequence ATGAGTGCTAGTGTGAAAATCGGTGATTTAGTAATTAATTCAGAGAATATTTTTCATCTATTGGCTGAGAAGCAAATGATTGCACCTTTAGCAAGGGAAATTATTATTGATCGTGCGATCGCATCTATTCCTTGTAGTGAAGAAGAAATAAAAGTTGCCGAGCAACAGTTTTTTTGGCAAATGCAGATGAATCCTCAAGATACAGAAAAACTAAATACATGGTTAGAGAGAAATTATCTTACTAGAGAGCAATTACAACAACGTATTTTAAGACCTATTAGACTAGAAAAATATAAAGAACAAACATGGGGAGAACAGTTAGAATCATATTATCTCAAGAGAAAGAATCAATTAGATAAAGTTCTTTATTCTTTGATTAGAACCAAAAATCCGGGAGAAGCTCAAGAATTGTATTTTCGTCTTTGTGAGGGAGAAAGCGATTTTACCCAGTTAGCCAAACAATACTCCCAAGGCACAGAGGCACAAACAGGAGGTTTAGTAGGACCTGTAGAATTAAATGTCCCTCATCCTGATATAGCCCAGAAATTACTAACAGCACAACCTGGGCAAGTTTTACCCCCCACCAGAATAGGAGAATGGATAGTAATTTTGCGTTTGGAGAAATATATTAGCGCTCACTTAGATCAAAATTTACGTCGTAGATTATTAGATGAATTATTTGGGCAATGGATAAATGAACAAATTAGAGATACTGTAAAAGTGGATTTAGAATTGATAGCTTAA
- a CDS encoding M1 family metallopeptidase → MTKNNYYFDAEEKKSFELPGAKPHYNPDRYGQVQHICLDLDLDIPNQSFSGVCTITLTPIRKNITQLTLDAVDLTIESVLIDNISQPFDYDGEVLTINCLQPTTDEDIKVEILYSKEKPQRGLYFISPNEYYPDKPSQVWTQGEDEDSRYWFPCFDYPGQLATSEIIVKVPSDYIAISNGELIKTEEKDDKKIYHWLQPQVHPTYLMTLAVGKFAEIEDKWQDIPVNYYVEKGQEIEAKISMGKTPQMIEFFSQKYGYPYPYSKYAQVCVDDFIFGGMENTSTTLLTDRCLLDEKASLDNRNTESLVAHELAHQWFGDLVVIKHWSHAWIKEGAASYAEVLWTEHEYGKEEAAYYLLGEARNYLQEDSSRYRRPIVTNVYREAIELYDRHLYEKGACVYHMIRGILGEELFDKFIHTFVNDNAHKTVETIDLLRAIEKATGYNLSPLFDQYVFRGGHPDFKVNYSWDSDANLACVTIKQTQAKEEDGKFKDLFTLKIPLAFGYIKEGETPEIVNFSLKLNQPEHSFYFPLAKKPDFFTFDVGNYHLKTVKLDYGFSELKAQLNYDPDIISRIYAAIALGKKGNLEAVKTLREVLEKEVFWGLKVEIAKQLGKIKLNQAESALIANLNQSHPKVRKAIIEALTHHKSEASYQALKNIVINGTESYYVESSAISGLGKLTTGSLEEKQSEVISLLEQILTQKSGWNEIIRSSAITGLSHLKTNEKAADIIMEYTALGIPQPLRLTAIRCLGAIASGQKPDKLTLILEKFDDLMADSFFLTQISLISGLGQIEDSRAINLLRILADTSPDGRVKMRAEETINVVRGKLAKDKTLKDLQREIDKLKEENKDLQSRLAKLEAK, encoded by the coding sequence ATGACAAAAAATAACTATTACTTTGATGCTGAGGAAAAAAAAAGTTTTGAATTACCCGGTGCTAAACCTCATTATAATCCAGATCGTTATGGTCAAGTTCAACATATCTGCCTTGATTTGGATTTAGATATACCTAATCAAAGTTTTTCGGGAGTTTGTACCATTACTTTAACTCCCATCCGCAAAAATATCACCCAATTAACCCTCGATGCAGTGGATTTAACCATTGAGTCTGTTTTAATCGATAATATCAGTCAACCTTTTGACTACGATGGTGAAGTTTTAACCATCAACTGCTTACAACCCACTACCGATGAAGATATAAAAGTAGAAATTTTATATAGCAAAGAAAAACCGCAAAGAGGCTTATATTTTATCTCTCCTAATGAATATTATCCTGACAAACCCTCTCAAGTATGGACTCAAGGAGAAGATGAAGATTCAAGATACTGGTTTCCCTGTTTCGACTATCCGGGGCAGTTGGCAACCTCTGAGATAATTGTTAAAGTACCATCAGACTATATTGCTATTTCCAATGGTGAGTTAATTAAAACAGAAGAAAAAGACGATAAAAAAATTTATCATTGGTTGCAACCTCAAGTTCACCCTACCTATTTAATGACTCTTGCAGTGGGTAAATTTGCCGAAATTGAAGACAAATGGCAAGACATCCCCGTTAATTATTATGTAGAAAAAGGGCAAGAAATAGAGGCTAAAATTAGCATGGGTAAAACCCCTCAGATGATTGAATTTTTCAGTCAAAAATATGGCTATCCTTACCCTTACTCTAAATACGCTCAAGTGTGCGTAGATGACTTTATCTTCGGAGGGATGGAGAACACATCTACTACCTTATTAACTGATCGCTGTTTATTAGATGAAAAAGCCTCTTTAGATAACCGCAATACCGAGAGTTTAGTTGCCCATGAATTGGCGCATCAATGGTTTGGGGATTTAGTGGTAATCAAGCATTGGAGTCACGCTTGGATAAAAGAAGGGGCGGCTTCCTACGCAGAAGTATTATGGACTGAACACGAATACGGCAAGGAGGAAGCGGCATATTATCTTTTAGGGGAAGCAAGAAACTATTTACAAGAGGATTCTTCCCGCTATCGCCGTCCTATAGTTACCAATGTTTACAGAGAAGCGATTGAATTGTACGATCGCCACTTATATGAAAAAGGTGCTTGTGTTTATCACATGATTAGGGGTATTTTAGGGGAAGAATTATTCGATAAATTTATCCATACTTTTGTCAATGATAATGCCCATAAAACTGTTGAAACTATTGATTTATTGAGGGCGATTGAAAAAGCAACGGGTTATAATTTAAGCCCCTTATTTGATCAATATGTCTTTAGAGGAGGACATCCTGATTTTAAAGTAAATTATAGTTGGGATAGTGATGCTAATTTAGCCTGTGTAACCATTAAACAAACTCAAGCTAAAGAAGAAGATGGTAAATTTAAAGATTTATTTACCTTAAAAATTCCCCTTGCTTTTGGTTATATTAAAGAAGGAGAAACACCAGAAATAGTTAACTTTTCTCTTAAACTCAATCAACCTGAGCATAGCTTCTATTTTCCTTTAGCAAAAAAACCTGATTTTTTCACCTTTGATGTAGGAAACTATCACTTAAAAACTGTGAAATTAGACTATGGTTTTAGTGAATTAAAAGCTCAATTAAATTATGACCCAGATATTATATCCCGTATCTACGCTGCGATCGCGCTTGGTAAGAAAGGGAATTTAGAAGCGGTTAAAACCTTAAGAGAGGTGTTAGAAAAAGAAGTATTTTGGGGATTAAAGGTAGAAATTGCCAAACAATTGGGTAAAATCAAACTAAATCAAGCCGAATCTGCTTTAATTGCTAATCTTAACCAATCCCATCCTAAAGTTAGAAAAGCCATTATTGAAGCATTAACCCACCATAAAAGCGAAGCTAGTTATCAAGCACTAAAAAATATCGTCATCAACGGCACGGAAAGCTACTACGTGGAATCTTCGGCAATTAGTGGCTTAGGTAAGTTAACCACTGGAAGCCTTGAGGAGAAACAATCAGAGGTGATTAGTCTCCTTGAACAAATTTTAACCCAAAAAAGCGGTTGGAATGAGATTATTCGCTCCTCGGCAATCACTGGCTTATCTCATCTCAAAACCAATGAAAAAGCCGCCGACATTATCATGGAATATACGGCATTAGGTATTCCTCAACCCTTACGCTTAACTGCTATTCGTTGCCTAGGTGCGATCGCATCTGGTCAAAAACCTGATAAACTGACACTTATTCTGGAAAAATTCGATGATTTAATGGCAGATAGCTTCTTTTTGACTCAAATATCATTAATTAGTGGTTTAGGGCAAATAGAAGACTCAAGAGCTATCAATCTGTTAAGAATTTTAGCGGATACCAGCCCTGATGGAAGGGTTAAAATGAGAGCAGAAGAAACCATTAACGTAGTGAGAGGGAAACTAGCTAAAGACAAGACATTGAAAGACTTACAAAGAGAAATAGACAAACTCAAGGAGGAAAATAAAGACTTACAGAGTCGTTTAGCTAAATTAGAAGCTAAATAA
- a CDS encoding type II toxin-antitoxin system VapC family toxin, whose translation MNEYYPFILIDTGIIVAFYNKGDCHHQQVINFFASCSSQLITTVGCITEAMWLLAPDVKVQTEFLSALEKGVFIAEHLLSEDYQKIKQLNQIYQDLPADFTDLSLIAISERLNIPAIATLDKDFDIYRRYRNQFFVRVFYPNY comes from the coding sequence ATGAATGAATATTACCCTTTTATTCTCATTGACACGGGAATTATAGTCGCATTTTATAATAAGGGTGATTGTCATCATCAACAAGTTATTAATTTTTTTGCAAGTTGTAGCAGTCAATTAATTACTACTGTTGGCTGTATAACCGAAGCCATGTGGCTACTTGCACCAGATGTAAAAGTTCAAACAGAGTTTTTATCTGCCTTAGAAAAAGGAGTATTTATTGCTGAACATTTATTGTCAGAAGATTATCAAAAAATCAAACAATTAAATCAGATTTACCAAGACTTACCTGCTGATTTTACTGATTTATCGTTAATAGCGATTTCTGAAAGATTAAATATACCTGCTATTGCGACTTTAGATAAAGATTTTGATATTTATCGTCGTTATCGTAATCAATTTTTTGTTAGAGTTTTTTATCCTAATTATTAA
- the thiS gene encoding sulfur carrier protein ThiS, with product MSLSEINIVVNGDTHRCLENQSIPSILQSLGFNIRLIALEYNGEILHRQYWDHTIIREGDRLEVVTIVGGG from the coding sequence TTGAGTTTATCTGAAATCAATATTGTTGTTAATGGTGATACCCATCGTTGTTTAGAAAATCAATCTATTCCTAGTATCTTGCAATCTTTGGGTTTTAACATACGTTTAATTGCTCTTGAGTATAATGGGGAAATTCTCCATCGTCAATACTGGGATCATACTATAATTCGAGAGGGCGATCGCCTTGAGGTTGTTACCATTGTCGGAGGAGGATAA
- a CDS encoding ferredoxin-thioredoxin reductase catalytic domain-containing protein, whose translation MTEAKNQKTLEAMKNFAEQYAKRTGTYFCAEPSVTAVVIQGLARHKEELGSPLCPCRHYEDKEAEVKDTFWNCPCVPMRERKECHCMLFITPDNEFAGEQQEISWEDLNSATY comes from the coding sequence ATGACAGAAGCGAAGAATCAAAAAACCTTAGAGGCAATGAAAAATTTTGCCGAACAATATGCTAAACGTACAGGAACTTATTTTTGTGCAGAACCATCTGTAACTGCGGTTGTAATACAAGGTTTAGCCCGTCATAAAGAAGAATTAGGTTCTCCCCTTTGTCCTTGTCGTCACTACGAAGATAAAGAAGCAGAGGTAAAAGATACTTTTTGGAATTGTCCTTGTGTACCGATGAGGGAGAGGAAAGAGTGTCATTGTATGTTATTTATTACTCCTGATAATGAGTTTGCGGGAGAGCAACAGGAAATTTCTTGGGAAGACTTAAACAGTGCTACCTACTAA